The proteins below come from a single Gossypium raimondii isolate GPD5lz chromosome 2, ASM2569854v1, whole genome shotgun sequence genomic window:
- the LOC105777622 gene encoding plastidic ATP/ADP-transporter: MEAVLQTRCLLSLPPNPTRVRVRSLLNPSQGLKQRLFASKPLGLSGLSLSYKEVPSFVAKPNGLPPKGKNFICKAEAAAATDGQPLFGETQKPKFLGIELVTLKKIIPLGLMFFCILFNYTILRDTKDVLVVTAKGSSAEIIPFLKTWVNLPMAIGFMLLYTKLANVLSKKALFYTVIVPFIAFFGAFGFMLYPLSNYIHPEALADKLLAVLGPRFLGPLAILRIWSFCLFYVMAELWGSVVISVLFWGFANQITTVDEAKRFYPLFGLGANIALIFSGRTVKYFSNLRKNLGPGVDGWAISLKGMMSIVVLMGLAICFLYWWVNKFVPLPTRSMKKKEKPKMGTMESLKFLVSSKYIRDLATLVVAYGISINLVEVTWKSKLKAQFPSPNEYSSFMGDFSTATGIATFTMMLLSQFIFDKYGWGAAARITPTVLLLTGVGFFSLILFGDPLGPTLAKFGMTPLLAAVYVGAMQNIFSKSAKYSLFDPCKEMAYIPLDEDTKVKGKAAIDVVCNPLGKSGGALIQQFMILTFGSLASSTPYLGGILLVIVLAWLAAAKSLDTQFTALRQEEELEKEMERAAVKIPVVSETRNGTFAGGSLLNQSAGDSTGSTSETSTPSNI, translated from the exons ATGGAAGCTGTTTTACAAACCAGATGTCTTCTCTCATTACCACCAAACCCAACCAGAGTGAGAGTCAGAAGCCTTTTGAACCCATCACAAGGCTTGAAGCAGAGGCTTTTTGCTTCAAAACCCTTAGGCCTTAGTGGTTTATCTCTATCTTATAAGGAAGTTCCAAGCTTTGTTGCCAAACCAAATGGGTTGCCCCCAAAAGGGAAGAACTTCATTTGCAAGGCTGAGGCTGCTGCTGCAACTGATGGCCAGCCTTTGTTTGGTGAAACTCAGAAACCTAAGTTCTTGGGTATTGAGCTTGTGACTCTTAAGAAAATTATCCCACTTGGGTTAATGTTCTTTTGTATCCTTTTCAATTATACAATCCTTAGGGATACAAAGGATGTATTGGTTGTGACAGCTAAAGGAAGCAGTGCtgaaattataccatttttaaAGACATGGGTTAATTTGCCTATGGCTATTGGGTTCATGTTGTTATACACAAAGCTGGCTAATGTGTTGTCAAAGAAGGCCCTTTTCTACACTGTGATTGTTCCTTTCATAGCCTTTTTTGGTGCATTTGGGTTCATGTTGTATCCTCTCAGCAATTACATTCACCCTGAAGCACTTGCTGATAAGCTTCTTGCAGTGCTTGGACCTAGATTTCTGGGTCCTCTTGCAATTTTGAGGATTTGGAGTTTCTGTTTGTTCTATGTCATGGCTGAACTTTGGGGCAGCGTGGTTATTTCTGTTCTCTTTTGGGGGTTTGCCAATCAG ATAACTACTGTAGATGAAGCAAAAAGATTCTATCCTCTGTTCGGACTTGGAGCCAATATTGCTCTTATTTTCTCAGGTCGAACTGTTAAGTACTTTTCTAATTTGAGGAAAAATTTGGGTCCCGGAGTTGATGGTTGGGCCATCTCCTTAAAGGGAATGATGAGCATTGTGGTATTAATGGGGCTGGCTATCTGTTTCCTTTACTGGTGGGTGAATAAGTTTGTTCCTCTTCCCACACGTAGTATGAAGAAGAAG GAAAAGCCTAAAATGGGAACAATGGAGAGCTTGAAATTCTTGGTGTCTTCCAAGTACATTCGGGATCTTGCTACTTTAGTGGTTGCATATGGTATTAGCATCAACCTCGTCGAAGTTACCTGGAAATCGAAGCTCAAAGCTCAG TTTCCAAGTCCGAATGAGTACTCCTCCTTCATGGGTGACTTCTCAACTGCTACTGGGATAGCGACGTTTACTATGATGCTACTAAGTCAATTTATATTCGACAAATATGGGTGGGGTGCTGCAGCCCGGATTACACCCACTGTCCTGCTTCTAACTGGAGTCGGTTTCTTTTCCTTGATATTATTTGGTGATCCACTTGGGCCTACACTTGCAAAGTTCGGTATGACTCCACTTCTTGCAGCCGTTTATGTAGGTGCCATGCAAAACATTTTCAGCAAAAGTGCAAAGTACAGTTTGTTTGATCCGTGCAAAGAAATGGCCTATATTCCGCTGGACGAGGATACCAAG GTTAAAGGGAAGGCTGCCATTGATGTTGTCTGCAATCCGTTGGGGAAGTCTGGGGGTGCTCTTATTCAGCAGTTTATGATCTTGACCTTCGGATCGCTTGCGAGTTCAACCCCATACCTTGGAGGGATTCTACTGGTGATTGTTCTTGCATGGCTAGCAGCGGCGAAGTCCCTGGATACACAATTCACCGCATTGCGTCAGGAAGAAGAGCTCGAGAAAGAGATGGAAAGAGCAGCCGTTAAGATCCCAGTTGTGTCTGAAACCAGAAACGGTACTTTTGCCGGTGGCTCATTGCTAAACCAGTCAGCAGGTGACTCGACTGGAAGCACATCCGAAACATCAACTCCAAGCAATATCTAG